One segment of Rubripirellula amarantea DNA contains the following:
- a CDS encoding TIGR03032 family protein, producing MKLETSDDQEAGSKTIEYQCSSEFIPILKHLRASLLVSTYKLGRVAVIQRLADDRLSVEMKKFEQAMGMAVSPRRLAIGTRRSIWHLPAEHGLAIPNPLGQDPKFAYLARQQHITGNISVHDLAWQPQGPSADAGSLWAVNTLFSCLCTFDDKHNFVPRWKPSFVSELAPEDRCHLNGMAMGQSGPAYVTALGQTDIGGGWRENKANGGILIDVGSGESLLCGLSMPHSPRLYQDKLWYLNSGHGQINCVDRISGTSDVVDQVPGYTRGLSFAGQFAFVGMSQIRETNIFGGLPIGEHADKLRCGVAVVDLDSGRSVAWFQFSSDVEEVFAVEVIPGGFPTVIHSPNLEGDDKELWVIPPLPKNSA from the coding sequence ATGAAATTGGAAACATCTGACGACCAAGAAGCTGGCTCGAAAACTATCGAGTACCAGTGTTCAAGCGAGTTCATTCCGATTCTGAAACATCTCAGGGCTTCGCTGTTAGTATCGACATACAAACTCGGACGCGTGGCTGTGATTCAGCGGCTTGCTGACGATCGTCTTTCAGTCGAGATGAAAAAATTTGAGCAAGCGATGGGCATGGCCGTCAGTCCCCGTCGGCTTGCTATCGGAACACGACGAAGCATCTGGCATCTGCCAGCAGAACATGGCCTAGCGATCCCTAATCCGCTTGGGCAAGATCCCAAGTTCGCTTATCTCGCTCGACAACAACATATCACGGGCAATATCAGCGTTCATGACCTAGCTTGGCAACCACAAGGACCAAGCGCCGACGCAGGAAGCTTATGGGCGGTCAACACGTTGTTTTCTTGCCTATGTACTTTTGACGACAAGCATAACTTTGTGCCTCGTTGGAAGCCTTCGTTTGTATCTGAGCTTGCGCCTGAGGATCGTTGCCATCTCAATGGTATGGCTATGGGGCAAAGCGGGCCGGCTTATGTAACAGCGTTGGGACAGACTGACATAGGTGGTGGGTGGCGTGAGAACAAAGCCAACGGCGGAATTCTAATCGACGTGGGTTCTGGCGAAAGCCTGCTGTGCGGATTGTCGATGCCGCACTCGCCACGGCTTTACCAAGACAAACTGTGGTACTTGAATTCAGGGCATGGGCAGATTAACTGCGTCGATAGGATTTCAGGCACCAGTGATGTCGTGGATCAAGTCCCCGGTTACACGCGTGGCCTTTCATTTGCAGGCCAGTTCGCGTTTGTGGGCATGTCGCAAATTCGCGAGACCAATATTTTCGGTGGTCTACCGATTGGCGAACATGCTGACAAACTTCGCTGCGGCGTGGCCGTCGTCGATTTGGATTCGGGTCGCAGCGTGGCTTGGTTCCAATTTTCCAGCGACGTCGAGGAAGTATTCGCCGTCGAAGTTATCCCAGGAGGATTCCCTACCGTGATCCATAGCCCCAACTTAGAAGGTGACGACAAGGAATTGTGGGTGATCCCACCACTGCCCAAGAATTCCGCATAG
- a CDS encoding Ig-like domain-containing protein — MKKRSRLSSTSRRQRLARRRGFESLEDRRLLAANLVSDLVNTNASDSPTESATIGDVAIFANADTYGNELWISDGSNAGTMRFLDINEGVASSDPRNFLPFAGGLVFEAETFDASAGEGGPRTAIWYTDGTVVGTYQLVDDFVPVSKAVVDSDLFFSGEIYTYGAGSGGIALGKVDGTTLGSVIIKNDFESTPMSGEFAAVGDKLFFVHDEGSDGNGDPIGEELWVSDGTLSGTKVVKDIQVGQSYYYDYGSYPQSLTAAGGKLFFTAESDGFGREMWVSDGTVSGTFLLKDIDANNDGYYYFYSSNASDLTASGSLLYFTAFDDDSSPAELWVSDGSTAGTQKLSGVENPYGLLDVNSKLFFAATDTSASNNKGTELWSIDGVTGGIVLVKDINSGTADSSPGDFTNFNGTLLFTADDGINGSELWTSDGTSTGTSLITNLTASASSSNITPVATTSSHAYFVKNDATTDLWRTDGTAAGTVVVESTIGGTQNGIGTSVAGNTKLFFAELDSPDLFVTSGSTNDKVQLTNNFSSLGSAPTSVTQVGDKIYFVSDAKLYVSDGTDSGTIVLADTLRFPAFTDQDNIIGDLGNGTVLFPGLGPSGFELWKTDGTVAGTSQLKELYSGNTSSSPTNFAVVNGVAFFYARARDGSNNDVNFELWKSDGTEAGTVLVENIHTSSSSLVNKMTVVGNQVYFIARDLPTWQMQLFTSDGTTTEKVTNVADSNSLVNPSSLTSFDDRLFFVQGGKLWVADGNQATNLDSVTSNVSELEIHNNEIYFNGSNDEIWSTTRDGSGNITGTTMVANLNAAGGVNALPQELTAAGNALYFVAHADASLGDDLELWKLESGAASLLKDVFDGTMYSESVDDIPFGLTAFQDKLVFFANDGIHGIEPWVSDGTAAGTKMVYDVLPIPEAGSLDVYGAYSYNNFFPVAMDDQLFFAADDGIHGQEPWRITFPLVAADVASVSGEEGEILTATGTLQFASTITADFGNVVDNTNGTWTWTGSVADGPGTQVLTLTVTDVDGFTSVEMVDLNITNAAPTIELGSPETVPSTANGSFSRSGIAIADAGVLDSQTATIDYGDGSSPVVVNLGPDDDLNLFHNYNTGGVYTITVNVVDSDGGSGSDTLVVTVDPPELNAVDDAVVSTENTNVTISVLPNDSPAGNVGVVGNTQASNGTVADNGDGTFSYTPNTGFTGTDSFDYTIAITDAELVSSTASVGDRLGYSVDVDGDFAVVGAYSDDPGGVTNAGSAFVYQRTQPNSWTQVAQLSGDAVAQSSFGWSVAIDGDTVAVSAQYDGELGFRAGAVYVFGRNEGGPDNWGQVVKLHGDDTVKRDLFGRSVDLSGDEIVVGASTADPLGSASGAAYVFKRDMGGANNWGQVKKLTGSTQAAGDRFGHSVSIDGEHIVVGAFRHDGVGNDSGAAYLFKRDRFGVDNWGELKVLEAPDGAAADNFGTSVAIRGTTVAVGAPLDDEGGVNQLGSVYVYDRNTGGNNNWGQTAKLLADGGSAGDRFGTTVSIDGTRIVAGSPQADGGGDNSGQAYLFEDLGGVWQQTRVLVNEQVTTADQYGIAVAVGGDTAIVGSWLDNRPANNSGGAYAFDLRTDVATVTVTVNPANNELPQFYAPLSSNDSAELVDEVLAAELDWGLF, encoded by the coding sequence ATGAAAAAACGTTCGCGCTTATCCTCGACCTCTCGTCGTCAACGTCTTGCTCGCCGCCGCGGTTTTGAATCACTAGAGGACCGCCGTTTGCTAGCCGCGAATCTGGTTTCCGACCTCGTGAATACAAACGCGTCGGACTCACCTACCGAGAGTGCCACCATTGGCGACGTTGCGATCTTTGCGAACGCAGACACCTATGGAAACGAACTTTGGATCAGCGATGGCTCAAATGCGGGCACGATGAGATTTTTGGATATCAATGAAGGCGTTGCATCTTCTGACCCAAGAAACTTCCTTCCCTTTGCCGGCGGTCTAGTGTTTGAAGCTGAGACTTTTGACGCATCGGCTGGTGAGGGCGGACCAAGAACAGCGATTTGGTACACCGACGGCACTGTCGTAGGCACTTATCAATTAGTCGATGACTTTGTGCCAGTGAGCAAAGCCGTTGTTGACAGCGATCTGTTCTTTAGCGGTGAAATCTATACTTACGGAGCCGGTTCCGGCGGCATTGCGTTAGGCAAAGTTGATGGAACCACACTGGGATCGGTGATCATCAAAAACGACTTTGAATCTACTCCCATGAGTGGAGAGTTTGCTGCCGTTGGCGACAAACTATTCTTTGTCCACGACGAGGGCAGCGATGGTAACGGGGATCCGATAGGTGAAGAACTTTGGGTTAGCGATGGCACGTTGTCAGGCACAAAAGTGGTCAAGGATATTCAAGTTGGCCAAAGCTACTATTACGACTATGGCTCGTATCCTCAATCGCTAACTGCTGCCGGCGGAAAGCTTTTCTTTACAGCGGAGTCCGATGGATTTGGACGAGAGATGTGGGTCAGCGACGGCACCGTTAGCGGAACATTCTTGCTTAAGGATATCGACGCAAACAACGATGGCTACTACTACTTCTATTCTAGTAACGCTAGCGATCTGACTGCATCGGGATCGCTATTGTATTTCACTGCGTTTGACGACGATTCGTCGCCAGCCGAATTATGGGTTAGCGACGGCAGTACAGCAGGAACACAAAAGCTGTCCGGAGTTGAAAACCCTTACGGCTTGTTGGACGTCAACAGCAAGTTGTTCTTTGCCGCTACCGATACTTCAGCGTCAAATAACAAAGGCACCGAACTATGGAGCATCGACGGTGTGACCGGCGGTATCGTCCTAGTCAAAGATATTAATTCGGGGACCGCCGACAGTTCACCAGGAGATTTCACCAACTTCAATGGAACGCTGTTGTTCACCGCAGACGATGGCATCAATGGTTCTGAGCTATGGACCAGTGATGGCACGTCAACCGGCACTTCACTGATCACTAATTTGACGGCGAGTGCATCCAGCTCAAACATCACTCCGGTGGCGACGACATCTAGTCATGCATACTTCGTCAAGAATGATGCAACGACCGACCTGTGGCGTACCGACGGTACGGCAGCAGGGACCGTTGTCGTTGAATCCACTATCGGAGGAACGCAGAATGGCATCGGCACGTCAGTTGCCGGCAATACAAAATTGTTCTTCGCTGAACTCGATTCCCCTGATCTCTTCGTGACCAGCGGTAGCACCAATGACAAGGTTCAGTTGACCAACAACTTTTCGAGCTTAGGATCGGCTCCCACGTCAGTGACACAGGTTGGCGACAAAATCTACTTTGTCTCTGACGCAAAGCTGTATGTATCCGACGGAACGGATTCAGGCACAATCGTGCTTGCCGATACCCTCAGGTTCCCAGCGTTTACGGATCAAGACAACATCATCGGAGACCTTGGCAACGGTACCGTGTTGTTTCCGGGACTTGGACCGAGCGGCTTCGAACTCTGGAAGACTGATGGCACCGTCGCCGGCACTTCTCAATTGAAAGAGCTTTACAGCGGCAACACTTCGTCCTCACCTACTAATTTTGCCGTCGTCAACGGCGTAGCGTTCTTTTATGCAAGAGCTCGCGACGGTTCCAATAACGATGTCAATTTCGAGTTATGGAAGAGCGACGGCACCGAAGCCGGCACGGTGCTGGTTGAAAACATTCATACCAGCAGTTCGTCGCTGGTTAACAAAATGACCGTGGTTGGAAACCAGGTTTATTTTATCGCTCGTGATCTTCCTACTTGGCAGATGCAACTTTTCACTAGCGATGGCACGACCACCGAAAAGGTAACTAACGTTGCCGATAGCAATTCGCTCGTGAATCCCAGTTCGCTAACCAGCTTTGACGACCGCTTGTTTTTCGTCCAAGGTGGCAAGCTATGGGTCGCCGACGGCAATCAAGCGACAAACCTGGATTCCGTCACTTCCAACGTCAGTGAGTTGGAAATCCACAACAACGAAATTTACTTCAACGGAAGTAACGACGAAATCTGGAGCACAACTCGCGATGGCAGCGGCAATATCACGGGCACCACGATGGTGGCAAATCTGAACGCTGCGGGTGGCGTTAATGCGTTACCCCAAGAACTGACTGCCGCTGGAAACGCCTTGTACTTTGTCGCGCATGCGGATGCATCGCTAGGTGATGATCTGGAGTTGTGGAAACTCGAAAGTGGTGCGGCGAGCTTGCTGAAAGATGTTTTCGATGGAACGATGTATTCGGAATCGGTTGATGACATTCCCTTTGGCTTGACGGCCTTCCAAGACAAACTAGTTTTCTTTGCCAACGATGGTATCCACGGCATTGAGCCTTGGGTTAGTGATGGAACCGCAGCAGGAACGAAAATGGTCTACGATGTCCTTCCGATCCCTGAGGCAGGTTCACTCGATGTTTATGGAGCGTACTCCTACAACAATTTTTTCCCTGTCGCGATGGATGATCAGCTTTTCTTTGCCGCTGATGATGGCATCCATGGACAAGAGCCTTGGCGAATTACATTCCCATTAGTTGCTGCTGATGTTGCCAGTGTTTCTGGTGAAGAGGGCGAGATTCTGACAGCGACGGGTACGCTTCAGTTTGCTTCCACGATCACCGCCGACTTTGGCAACGTGGTCGACAACACCAATGGCACCTGGACATGGACGGGTAGCGTCGCGGATGGCCCTGGCACTCAGGTGTTAACCCTGACCGTTACCGATGTGGATGGCTTTACGTCCGTGGAAATGGTCGATCTGAACATAACCAACGCAGCCCCGACGATCGAACTGGGATCTCCCGAAACGGTTCCCTCAACAGCGAATGGTTCGTTCTCTCGCAGTGGAATTGCGATTGCCGATGCCGGTGTGCTTGATTCGCAGACTGCCACGATTGATTACGGTGATGGTTCATCACCGGTCGTAGTCAATCTTGGTCCTGACGATGATCTAAATCTATTCCACAATTACAACACCGGGGGCGTTTACACGATCACCGTGAATGTAGTTGATTCCGATGGAGGATCTGGATCTGACACGCTCGTGGTCACAGTTGACCCACCCGAATTAAATGCAGTCGATGACGCAGTCGTTTCAACCGAAAATACGAACGTCACGATTTCAGTGTTGCCCAATGACAGTCCTGCTGGGAACGTTGGCGTCGTTGGTAATACCCAAGCTTCCAACGGAACGGTTGCCGACAACGGCGATGGAACATTCTCTTACACCCCTAACACTGGCTTTACTGGCACCGATTCATTCGACTACACAATTGCAATCACCGATGCGGAACTGGTCAGCAGCACTGCTAGCGTTGGCGATCGTTTAGGCTATAGCGTTGATGTCGACGGAGACTTCGCGGTCGTCGGTGCTTACTCAGATGACCCGGGTGGTGTGACCAACGCAGGTTCAGCGTTTGTTTATCAGCGTACCCAACCCAACTCATGGACGCAGGTTGCACAATTGTCCGGCGATGCAGTCGCCCAGTCATCGTTCGGGTGGAGCGTAGCAATCGACGGCGACACGGTTGCTGTCAGTGCTCAATACGATGGAGAACTCGGGTTCCGAGCCGGTGCTGTCTACGTGTTTGGACGCAACGAAGGTGGACCCGATAACTGGGGCCAAGTGGTGAAACTGCATGGCGACGACACCGTCAAGCGTGACCTATTCGGTCGATCCGTGGACTTGTCCGGTGACGAGATCGTCGTCGGGGCGAGCACTGCGGATCCCTTGGGAAGTGCTTCGGGCGCGGCCTACGTGTTTAAACGTGACATGGGTGGAGCGAACAACTGGGGTCAAGTCAAGAAACTGACGGGTAGCACGCAAGCCGCGGGCGATCGGTTCGGGCATTCGGTGTCGATCGATGGCGAACATATCGTCGTCGGAGCGTTTCGGCATGACGGTGTGGGTAATGACTCCGGAGCGGCATACCTATTCAAGCGTGATCGCTTTGGTGTCGACAACTGGGGGGAACTCAAAGTTCTCGAAGCTCCTGACGGAGCAGCAGCAGACAATTTCGGTACGAGTGTCGCAATACGAGGGACGACTGTCGCCGTCGGAGCACCGCTTGATGACGAAGGCGGGGTGAATCAGCTCGGGTCCGTCTACGTGTATGATCGCAACACCGGTGGCAACAACAATTGGGGACAAACAGCAAAGTTGCTCGCTGATGGAGGATCCGCAGGTGACCGCTTCGGAACCACGGTATCTATCGATGGCACCCGCATCGTTGCAGGATCACCTCAAGCCGATGGTGGTGGCGATAACTCTGGTCAGGCTTACCTTTTTGAAGATCTCGGTGGCGTGTGGCAACAAACGCGTGTCTTGGTCAACGAGCAAGTCACAACAGCGGATCAGTATGGGATCGCAGTTGCAGTTGGTGGTGATACAGCGATTGTGGGTTCCTGGCTCGACAATCGGCCTGCCAACAATTCCGGCGGCGCATATGCGTTCGACCTGCGAACCGATGTAGCGACCGTAACGGTGACAGTGAATCCAGCCAACAACGAGTTGCCACAGTTCTATGCCCCGCTGAGTTCCAACGATTCGGCCGAGCTTGTCGATGAAGTCTTGGCCGCTGAACTCGATTGGGGTCTTTTCTAG
- a CDS encoding ABC transporter ATP-binding protein, whose product MKNFGRVLAIAARRRAAIVGILLTSLVVALLWGANISVLYPLVEVVFDKEHESLADYNDFRIAEAKTQLIAKDQQIEALNQKLSAANLSSERSIDLLQQVESETYERTLIANSITSLEKVKPWIDAYAPNGAYATLLFLMGLLVFGTFIKLVALGGNLMLVQYVSERTSLDLRNEFFRKTLHLDLEAFGENGSADLTARLTNDISNVSTGINALLGRLIREPLKMLVCLSIAAYICPRLLLLVMVITPLAGLVMHHMSRAIRRASRRAMEEMSQMYGLLNNSFAGIRVVKAFNTQGAERAKFKHGTTKFYHKSMKMAFYNTLARSSSEMLGICTVTMAILAGGYLAVHQGTHLLGIRMTDQPLGVGQVMTFFAALIGASDPAKKLSEVWAGLQRGLAATERVYAIIDRQTRVSEPVNPQSVARPHHKISFDDIVFQYPSGPTVLQGVDLTVRHGETIAIVGPNGGGKSTLISLLCRFDDPTSGQVLLDDVPVDQMRTRDLRRRIALVTQRTVLFDDTIENNIRYGSPGADSHAVVRAAKMAFADDFIRQKTPEGYKTMLGGGGMRLSGGQMQRIALARAFLRDPDILILDEATSQIDLESEQLIHQALAKFLVDRTGIMITHRPTSLAMADRIVVIESGKVAAEGSHNHLIKSNRFYQSLCGTEMSRAA is encoded by the coding sequence ATGAAAAACTTTGGACGCGTTCTCGCCATCGCTGCACGCCGACGTGCCGCCATCGTTGGCATCTTGCTCACTTCGCTTGTCGTCGCCCTTCTTTGGGGTGCCAACATCTCGGTGCTGTATCCGCTGGTAGAAGTCGTTTTCGACAAGGAACACGAATCCCTGGCCGACTACAACGACTTTCGTATCGCGGAAGCCAAGACGCAACTGATCGCGAAAGATCAGCAAATAGAAGCACTCAATCAAAAGCTGTCCGCCGCGAACCTCAGCAGCGAGAGATCGATCGACCTGCTTCAGCAAGTTGAAAGCGAGACTTACGAGCGGACACTGATCGCAAATTCCATCACGTCGCTCGAAAAAGTCAAACCATGGATTGACGCGTACGCACCCAACGGGGCCTACGCAACGCTCTTGTTCCTAATGGGACTTCTGGTTTTCGGAACCTTCATCAAGCTCGTCGCACTCGGTGGCAACTTGATGCTAGTCCAGTACGTTAGCGAACGCACTTCATTGGACTTGCGAAATGAGTTCTTTCGGAAAACGCTGCATCTGGATCTAGAAGCGTTTGGCGAAAACGGTTCGGCTGATCTTACCGCGCGACTCACCAATGACATTTCTAACGTGTCGACCGGCATCAATGCTTTGTTGGGCCGATTGATACGTGAACCGCTGAAGATGCTCGTTTGCCTGTCGATCGCAGCCTACATTTGCCCGCGATTGTTGTTGTTGGTGATGGTGATCACACCGCTTGCCGGTCTAGTGATGCATCACATGAGTCGCGCGATCCGTCGCGCGAGCCGACGAGCAATGGAAGAGATGAGCCAGATGTACGGGCTGCTCAACAACTCATTCGCTGGCATCCGTGTGGTCAAGGCGTTCAATACGCAAGGTGCCGAACGAGCAAAGTTTAAGCACGGAACGACGAAGTTCTATCACAAGTCCATGAAGATGGCGTTCTACAACACGCTTGCACGCAGCAGTAGCGAAATGCTCGGCATTTGTACCGTCACCATGGCGATATTGGCAGGTGGTTATCTAGCGGTCCATCAAGGCACGCACTTGCTGGGCATTCGCATGACCGACCAACCGCTTGGCGTTGGGCAAGTGATGACATTCTTCGCCGCTTTGATTGGAGCGTCCGACCCGGCTAAAAAACTATCAGAGGTTTGGGCGGGATTGCAGCGAGGCCTTGCGGCAACCGAACGCGTGTATGCAATCATTGATCGCCAAACTCGCGTTTCCGAACCGGTGAACCCTCAGTCCGTCGCACGACCTCACCACAAGATTTCGTTCGACGACATTGTCTTTCAATATCCTTCGGGACCAACGGTTTTGCAGGGTGTCGATCTTACCGTTCGCCACGGCGAAACCATCGCGATCGTCGGGCCTAACGGCGGTGGCAAGAGCACACTCATTAGCCTTCTTTGCCGATTTGACGATCCGACATCAGGCCAGGTTTTGCTCGACGATGTGCCAGTCGATCAAATGCGAACCCGCGACCTACGCCGACGAATCGCATTGGTAACCCAGCGAACGGTATTGTTTGACGATACGATCGAAAACAACATTCGCTACGGTAGCCCCGGAGCCGATAGTCACGCCGTGGTCCGCGCCGCGAAGATGGCATTCGCCGATGACTTCATTCGTCAGAAAACTCCCGAAGGCTACAAGACCATGCTTGGCGGTGGCGGGATGCGATTGTCAGGTGGCCAGATGCAACGCATCGCACTCGCACGCGCATTCTTGCGAGATCCCGATATCTTGATCCTCGATGAAGCGACCAGCCAGATTGACCTTGAGAGTGAGCAGTTGATTCACCAGGCACTCGCAAAGTTTCTCGTCGACCGCACGGGCATCATGATCACGCACCGACCAACATCGTTGGCAATGGCGGATCGCATCGTCGTGATAGAATCCGGAAAAGTTGCTGCCGAAGGTAGTCACAACCACCTGATCAAGAGCAACCGTTTCTACCAAAGCCTCTGCGGCACCGAAATGAGCCGCGCCGCCTAA
- a CDS encoding HAD family hydrolase, which yields MTTLLFDIDGTLLMTHNSGSGALKRAMSEEFGLVSPDVDLDFGGRTDRSILVELLTRNRIDPTPKNQERLSRRYVDLLPIVLVEHGGVLLPGVTDLLTRIGDFPEMQSYVMTGNLAQTARMKLDHFQLGDFFIDVFGGDHDEHRNDLARRAARKLRDLHGKTDHDELIVIGDTVADIECGHAIGAKVIAVATGSHVRERLEAAKPLAVVDDLSDADHLLQILNAR from the coding sequence ATGACAACGTTGCTTTTCGACATCGATGGGACCCTGCTGATGACTCACAACAGTGGGTCGGGCGCACTGAAACGGGCAATGAGCGAGGAATTTGGTCTCGTTAGCCCGGACGTGGACCTTGATTTCGGCGGGCGGACAGACCGCTCGATCCTGGTTGAACTACTCACTCGCAACCGAATCGATCCTACGCCGAAGAACCAAGAACGCCTGAGTCGGCGTTATGTAGATCTATTGCCGATTGTCTTGGTCGAACATGGCGGCGTCCTGTTGCCAGGTGTCACAGATCTGCTGACACGCATCGGCGACTTTCCCGAAATGCAGAGCTACGTGATGACGGGCAATCTCGCTCAAACGGCTCGTATGAAACTCGATCATTTTCAGCTCGGCGACTTCTTCATTGACGTCTTTGGCGGCGATCACGACGAACACCGAAATGATCTCGCAAGGCGCGCCGCTCGGAAACTTCGTGACCTTCACGGGAAGACCGACCACGACGAATTGATTGTGATCGGAGACACCGTCGCTGATATCGAGTGTGGGCATGCGATCGGTGCGAAGGTAATCGCGGTGGCTACCGGATCGCACGTCCGCGAACGTCTCGAGGCTGCTAAGCCTCTAGCGGTGGTAGATGACTTATCGGACGCCGATCACTTGCTGCAAATCCTGAACGCTCGTTGA
- a CDS encoding DNA polymerase IV, translated as MILHIDMDAFYAAIEQRDHPELRGRPVVVGGSSGRGVVAAASYEARRFGIHSAMPGRRALQLCPEVVFVKSRIDHYAAIGKQVREIFLRYTPLVQPLSLDEAFLDVTGSERLFGSAAKIGREIKAAIKIELGLTASVGVAPIKFVAKIASDLQKPDGFVEVGSQSVQSFLDPLPVSRLWGVGRVGQERLHRMGLRTIGDLRVRELDDLKRSFGSWGEHLWKLANGIDERKVVPDRNAKQIGHERTFHEDLTDETMLIAVVSFLSEQVSRRLRRNKRQTRCVSIKYRRDDFRTFARSETLPRATDSTDEIFRVAIALLTEMRSREPRPVRLLGVSLSSLTDRDAPRQMSLFDLAENETSQREVDKVVDGLRDAMGDQAVYRATSHDWIKKKR; from the coding sequence GTGATACTGCACATCGATATGGATGCGTTTTACGCCGCAATCGAACAACGCGATCATCCCGAACTTCGCGGTCGCCCGGTCGTGGTCGGGGGATCGAGTGGCCGAGGTGTGGTGGCCGCTGCAAGTTACGAAGCCCGACGCTTTGGAATTCATTCAGCTATGCCTGGACGACGAGCCTTACAGCTTTGCCCGGAAGTCGTGTTCGTCAAAAGCCGTATTGATCACTACGCGGCGATCGGCAAGCAAGTGCGAGAGATCTTTTTGCGGTACACGCCGCTTGTCCAACCGTTGTCGCTTGATGAAGCATTTCTGGACGTCACCGGCAGCGAACGATTGTTCGGTTCGGCGGCAAAAATCGGCCGTGAAATCAAAGCTGCCATCAAGATAGAGCTTGGCCTGACGGCATCGGTCGGGGTAGCTCCCATCAAGTTTGTCGCCAAAATCGCTAGTGATTTGCAGAAGCCAGACGGATTCGTCGAGGTTGGTTCGCAAAGCGTTCAATCGTTCTTGGATCCCCTGCCCGTCTCGAGGTTGTGGGGTGTGGGTAGGGTGGGGCAGGAACGATTGCATCGCATGGGGCTAAGAACGATTGGCGACTTACGCGTTCGAGAATTGGACGACTTGAAGCGTAGTTTTGGGTCGTGGGGCGAGCATCTGTGGAAACTTGCGAATGGAATCGATGAGCGAAAAGTCGTACCCGATCGCAATGCCAAGCAAATTGGTCACGAGCGAACTTTTCATGAAGACTTGACCGACGAAACGATGTTGATCGCCGTCGTGAGCTTCCTGAGTGAGCAGGTGTCTCGACGGCTTCGACGCAACAAACGCCAAACGCGTTGTGTCTCGATCAAGTATCGCCGTGATGACTTTCGCACCTTCGCCCGATCGGAAACGCTTCCTCGGGCGACGGATTCGACTGACGAAATCTTCCGCGTGGCGATCGCATTGCTGACTGAAATGCGGTCTCGTGAACCTCGGCCGGTGCGTTTGCTGGGGGTTTCGCTCAGTTCGCTTACCGACCGCGATGCTCCGCGGCAAATGTCGTTATTCGACTTGGCGGAAAACGAAACGAGCCAGCGAGAAGTCGACAAAGTGGTCGATGGACTGCGAGACGCCATGGGCGATCAAGCCGTTTATCGAGCTACTAGTCATGATTGGATCAAGAAGAAACGCTAA